In Streptomyces pluripotens, the genomic window AGGGTCGATCGGAAGTACTGCCGCCATGGGGGCTGGCCGTGGTAGCAGAACGTCCCCGGGTCGGCGAGTACGTCGACCCCGTCGTGCCGGACCTCCACGGACAGAGCGTCCGCGTGTGCGTGCGCGGCGATGGACAGGAATCCGTGCGGACCACCGTCGCAGCGGCACCAGATGTCCGCCGGGCCACGCAAGATGGTCATGCCCGCGTCGGCGAAATGGGCCGGTCGGTTCGTCGGGCGGGACACGGCCGGCGCAGTGGGCCGGATGAGCGCGGCCAGCAACGGGGTGCGCACGTCGGTGCTGGTTACCTCCGGCCACCAGGCGAGCCGACCGAACACGGCGTCCCCGGTGGTCAGCAGTGAGGCCCAGCGGTCGGTGCCCGCGCCGTCCACGACCAGACCGTGCCCGTCGTCCGCGTCCCCCTGGCGTGGCGGCCGTAGCCGGCTGTCCACGATGGCCGCGAGCGCGTCGGTCATCCGCAGCAGCACCAGCCGGATCGACGCGGGGACCGGCACCCCGGCGGCATCCGCCTCGGCCACCGCGGCGAGGCCGAGCTCCAGCACGAGTCCGTGATACTCGGTGGCCAGCTCGCGGTTGAGGCCGGAGGCGAAGGTGTTGCTGCGCAGATGCCGCTCCAGTGACCGCAGCGCGTCGGCTCGCCAACGCGTCGAGGAGGGGAACCACCCGAACGCGCAGGCTGCGGCGAACTGCCCGGCGGCCTCGGCGATGACGTGGTTGTTCGCCGAAGACCCTCGGCTGGGGAAGGCGGCCAGCCAGCGCTGGTGGTGCCAGATCTGGCGGAGCGCCGCCGGGTTGTCCTCGAACAGTCCGGCCACGCCCGGCCAGCCGTCGAGCAGCCGGCGGATCCACACCCAGGACAGCAGCCGGATCCCCAGCTCGATACCGCTGGTCCAGTGCACTCCGCGCAGCGGCGCGTTGGCCGTCCACCACGACCGCAGGTGCTCGGCCACGCGCTCGGCGTAGCGCTCGTCCCCCGTGATCGCGTAGGCGGCGGCGAGCACGGTGAGGTACTGATGTCGGGACAGCTCCCAGATCTGCTTGATGTCCCCGACCACGTCCTCGTTCCGGTACGGCACGTCGAAGGCGTAGCCCCACGGG contains:
- a CDS encoding heparinase II/III family protein; amino-acid sequence: MTMSAGWYLRRLSRMGPREVGGRVSDAVRRQRWRSARPDCPSVTDARFTAVLPAAAIATVPPDAAKRLVATADRLMAGHAEFFGVDRDDLADPDWWYDPKTGRRAPWGYAFDVPYRNEDVVGDIKQIWELSRHQYLTVLAAAYAITGDERYAERVAEHLRSWWTANAPLRGVHWTSGIELGIRLLSWVWIRRLLDGWPGVAGLFEDNPAALRQIWHHQRWLAAFPSRGSSANNHVIAEAAGQFAAACAFGWFPSSTRWRADALRSLERHLRSNTFASGLNRELATEYHGLVLELGLAAVAEADAAGVPVPASIRLVLLRMTDALAAIVDSRLRPPRQGDADDGHGLVVDGAGTDRWASLLTTGDAVFGRLAWWPEVTSTDVRTPLLAALIRPTAPAVSRPTNRPAHFADAGMTILRGPADIWCRCDGGPHGFLSIAAHAHADALSVEVRHDGVDVLADPGTFCYHGQPPWRQYFRSTLGHNTLQVEGSDQSVSGGPFLWTRHARSRVLVADTSAPDGGTARWCAEHDGYQRTVHRRRVELAAASQELRVVDEVRGPRRAVRLAFHLGPAIAADLAGNRAVLTWTRDGEDRSAALDLPGQLTWRAHRGESDPPLGWYSAGFGRKEPATTLVGTGFADGADGFTTVLRFRG